The proteins below come from a single Caulobacter flavus genomic window:
- the glmS gene encoding glutamine--fructose-6-phosphate transaminase (isomerizing), producing the protein MCGIIGIVGKAPVAERLVESLKRLEYRGYDSAGVAGVVGGGVERRRAKGKIKALEEVLAAEPLVATTGIGHTRWATHGAPNVANAHPHRAGRVTLVHNGIIENFAELKAELAAAGRTFESDTDTEVIAHLIDAELATGLAPLDAFKATLDRLTGAYALAVLIEGADNLVLGARRGSPLVVGEGQGEMFLGSDALAVGPFTNRVIYLDEGDYVALDHDGAKIFDASGAAVTRPVRVVPTSAVMMEKGAYRHFMEKEIHDQPEGCQRTIAAYVDALTSRTAIPGDVDWAKLERIQIVACGTSYIAGVVGKYLIEQLADLPVDVEIASEFRYRQPALRPGALVVAMSQSGETADTLAALRYCKAKGMKSAVVVNATESTMAREVDVVWPIHCGPEIGVASTKAFTAQVSVLTAIAVAAAKARGTIDAAEEQRLVKVLLEAPRLIAEAIHLEGAIKEIAADVAKARDVLYLGRGPMSALALEGALKLKEISYIHAEGYAAGELKHGPIALVDDKTPIVILAPHDSWFEKSASNMSEVMARGGQVIFITDTEGVKHAPEGAKVVVTAPASDPLVSTLVMSAPIQLLAYHVAVIKGADVDQPRNLAKSVTVE; encoded by the coding sequence ATGTGCGGCATCATCGGCATCGTCGGTAAGGCCCCCGTCGCCGAGCGTCTGGTCGAGAGCCTCAAGCGGCTCGAATACCGGGGCTACGACTCCGCCGGCGTGGCGGGCGTGGTCGGCGGCGGCGTGGAGCGCCGTCGCGCCAAGGGCAAGATCAAGGCTCTCGAAGAGGTGCTGGCCGCCGAGCCGCTGGTCGCCACCACCGGCATCGGCCACACCCGCTGGGCCACCCACGGCGCGCCCAACGTCGCCAACGCCCACCCCCACCGCGCTGGTCGCGTGACGCTGGTGCACAACGGCATCATCGAGAACTTCGCCGAGCTCAAGGCCGAGCTGGCCGCCGCCGGCCGCACCTTCGAGAGCGACACCGACACCGAGGTGATCGCCCACCTGATCGACGCCGAGCTGGCCACCGGCCTGGCGCCGCTCGACGCCTTCAAGGCCACGCTCGATCGCCTGACCGGCGCCTACGCCCTGGCCGTGCTGATCGAGGGCGCCGACAACCTGGTGCTGGGCGCCCGCCGGGGCAGCCCCCTGGTGGTGGGCGAGGGCCAGGGCGAGATGTTCCTGGGCTCGGACGCCCTGGCCGTCGGTCCGTTCACCAACCGGGTGATCTATCTCGACGAGGGCGACTACGTGGCCCTCGACCACGACGGCGCCAAGATCTTCGACGCCTCGGGCGCGGCGGTGACCCGTCCCGTGCGCGTGGTGCCGACCAGCGCGGTGATGATGGAGAAGGGCGCCTACCGCCACTTCATGGAAAAGGAGATCCACGACCAGCCCGAAGGGTGCCAGCGCACCATCGCGGCCTATGTGGACGCCCTGACCAGCCGCACCGCCATTCCCGGGGACGTCGACTGGGCCAAGCTGGAGCGGATCCAGATCGTCGCCTGCGGCACCTCCTACATCGCCGGCGTCGTCGGCAAGTACCTGATCGAGCAGCTGGCCGACCTGCCGGTCGACGTCGAGATCGCCTCGGAGTTCCGCTACCGCCAGCCAGCCCTGCGGCCGGGCGCGCTGGTCGTGGCCATGTCGCAGTCGGGCGAGACCGCCGACACCCTGGCCGCCCTGCGCTACTGCAAGGCCAAGGGCATGAAGAGCGCCGTGGTGGTCAACGCCACGGAATCGACCATGGCCCGCGAGGTCGACGTGGTCTGGCCGATCCACTGCGGTCCCGAGATCGGCGTGGCCTCGACCAAGGCCTTCACCGCCCAGGTCAGCGTGCTGACCGCCATCGCCGTGGCCGCCGCCAAGGCGCGCGGGACGATCGACGCGGCCGAGGAGCAGCGGCTGGTGAAGGTGCTGCTGGAGGCCCCGCGCCTGATCGCCGAGGCCATCCACCTGGAAGGCGCGATCAAGGAGATCGCCGCCGACGTGGCCAAGGCCCGCGACGTCCTCTATCTGGGCCGCGGCCCGATGTCGGCCCTGGCCCTGGAAGGCGCGCTGAAGCTCAAGGAGATCAGCTACATCCACGCCGAGGGCTACGCGGCCGGCGAGCTGAAGCACGGCCCGATCGCCCTCGTGGACGACAAGACCCCGATCGTCATCCTCGCGCCCCACGACAGCTGGTTCGAGAAGTCGGCGTCGAACATGAGCGAGGTCATGGCGCGCGGCGGCCAAGTGATCTTCATCACCGACACCGAGGGCGTGAAGCACGCCCCCGAGGGCGCCAAGGTGGTGGTCACCGCCCCGGCCAGCGACCCGCTGGTCTCGACCCTGGTGATGTCGGCCCCGATCCAGCTGCTGGCCTACCACGTGGCCGTCATCAAGGGCGCCGACGTCGACCAGCCCCGCAACCTGGCCAAGTCGGTGACGGTGGAATAG
- a CDS encoding DUF1176 domain-containing protein, with product MFSRVWPALALAVGVVAASPPARADDWAFEKDRWFAACDGASTCTAWAIGGGGSGHVILVEKANGERALTIGAPRGEVANRNRPVAFRIDVTSRQGQPPWARLVTGLDPDERWLVFRTADPATIDAALRAIEAGDRLRVRVEGRPEFAAQIPLAGATAALAWIRGHDRRDADRAAVSRAPAVSQADLPRTPPPLAFANYDEGCPPGQGGVQAARLAPGKVLWIGTCGSGYNHDAVLALTDEAGAVLPLATPTAPDSEPPAHNLAYDPATRLLSAVSYASAGRDCGEALRWAWDGAAFHLVERAELRGDSCQGVTEKDWPVLYRARIVDR from the coding sequence ATGTTTTCAAGAGTCTGGCCGGCGTTGGCGCTGGCGGTCGGCGTCGTCGCGGCGAGCCCGCCCGCGCGCGCCGATGACTGGGCGTTCGAGAAGGACCGCTGGTTCGCCGCCTGCGACGGTGCTTCTACCTGCACCGCCTGGGCCATAGGCGGCGGCGGCTCCGGCCACGTCATCCTGGTCGAGAAGGCGAACGGCGAGCGCGCCCTGACCATCGGGGCCCCGCGCGGAGAGGTCGCGAACCGAAACCGGCCGGTCGCCTTCCGGATCGACGTGACTAGCCGACAGGGCCAGCCCCCGTGGGCTCGCCTCGTCACCGGCCTCGACCCCGACGAGCGATGGCTGGTCTTCCGCACCGCCGACCCCGCGACGATCGACGCCGCCCTCCGCGCCATTGAGGCGGGGGACCGGCTTCGGGTCAGGGTCGAGGGACGCCCGGAATTCGCCGCCCAGATCCCTCTCGCGGGGGCGACGGCGGCCCTGGCCTGGATCCGCGGCCACGACCGGCGCGATGCGGACCGCGCCGCCGTCAGCCGCGCCCCGGCCGTGTCGCAGGCCGACCTGCCTCGAACCCCGCCGCCCCTCGCCTTCGCCAATTACGACGAGGGCTGCCCACCGGGCCAAGGCGGCGTGCAAGCCGCCAGGCTGGCCCCCGGCAAGGTGCTTTGGATCGGAACCTGCGGCTCGGGATACAATCACGACGCCGTGCTGGCGCTGACCGACGAGGCCGGCGCCGTGCTGCCCCTGGCGACGCCGACCGCCCCGGACAGCGAACCACCAGCCCACAACCTGGCCTACGATCCGGCGACCAGACTGCTCAGCGCCGTCTCCTACGCCAGCGCGGGCCGGGACTGCGGCGAGGCGCTACGCTGGGCGTGGGACGGCGCGGCCTTCCACCTCGTCGAGCGGGCGGAACTAAGAGGCGACTCCTGCCAGGGCGTGACCGAGAAGGACTGGCCGGTGCTGTACCGCGCCCGGATCGTGGATCGATGA